The Cyanobium sp. ATX 6F1 genome includes a region encoding these proteins:
- a CDS encoding type II toxin-antitoxin system YafQ family toxin, with protein MNWTLVVTGHFSKKAKKFLKQHPEQSKLYLKILLLLEANPYHPSLRLHPLQGKHKGLHSVSMNMSYRITLEFLIEGNQLILIDIGDHDAIYRG; from the coding sequence GTGAATTGGACGCTCGTCGTTACCGGCCACTTTTCAAAAAAGGCAAAAAAGTTCCTCAAACAGCATCCGGAACAATCAAAGCTTTACCTGAAAATCCTGCTCCTACTTGAGGCCAACCCTTATCACCCCTCCCTGCGCCTGCATCCACTCCAAGGCAAGCACAAGGGCCTTCATTCCGTTTCGATGAACATGAGCTACCGGATCACCCTTGAATTCTTAATCGAAGGGAATCAATTGATTCTCATCGACATCGGCGATCATGATGCGATCTACAGAGGCTGA
- a CDS encoding AbrB/MazE/SpoVT family DNA-binding domain-containing protein, which produces MGTRVQKWANSLGVRIPRALAEEVGVVPGSEVSLNVVEGELIMKPTFPVRFKLEDLLSGITPDNLHSAVDNEEAVGVEFF; this is translated from the coding sequence ATGGGAACACGGGTGCAGAAGTGGGCAAACAGCCTTGGTGTGCGGATCCCACGCGCCCTTGCCGAAGAGGTCGGAGTCGTTCCTGGCTCAGAAGTCAGTCTGAATGTTGTTGAGGGTGAGCTGATCATGAAGCCGACATTTCCTGTTCGGTTCAAGCTGGAAGATCTGCTCTCAGGCATCACTCCTGACAACCTTCATTCAGCCGTGGACAATGAAGAGGCCGTTGGCGTGGAGTTCTTCTGA
- a CDS encoding DUF2442 domain-containing protein: protein MLHVTSAQVIAGHRLLLHFDDGTHGEVDMAEQLTGPIFEELLDPDQFKEAYLDPELRTVCWPNGADFAPEFLKGLVLQKQPA, encoded by the coding sequence ATGCTTCACGTCACATCTGCTCAAGTCATTGCTGGGCATCGCCTATTGCTTCATTTCGACGACGGGACCCATGGAGAGGTTGACATGGCTGAGCAGCTGACAGGTCCAATCTTTGAAGAGCTTCTTGATCCCGATCAATTCAAAGAAGCCTATCTCGATCCTGAGCTGCGAACAGTCTGCTGGCCCAATGGTGCCGACTTCGCACCAGAGTTTCTCAAGGGCTTGGTCTTGCAAAAGCAGCCCGCCTAA
- a CDS encoding DUF4160 domain-containing protein: MPVISRFLGIAIAILYRDHDPPHFHAIYGEYEITVNIADGVVTGQFPRRALSHVLEWYQQHRDELMLDWDRARRHEALSPISPLE; the protein is encoded by the coding sequence ATGCCAGTTATCAGCCGCTTCCTTGGGATCGCAATAGCTATCCTTTATCGAGATCACGATCCACCACATTTCCATGCAATCTATGGCGAGTATGAGATCACGGTCAACATTGCTGATGGCGTTGTCACCGGTCAATTTCCAAGGAGAGCTCTTTCTCACGTGTTGGAGTGGTACCAGCAGCATCGCGATGAGTTGATGCTTGACTGGGATCGAGCGCGTCGCCACGAGGCGCTATCGCCGATTTCACCTCTTGAGTAG
- a CDS encoding XRE family transcriptional regulator, with protein MDEQHLGSDFNDFLRDERLLDDAEAVAAKRVVAFQIAQEMRRAQLTKTQLAQRMKTSRPVVDRLLDPSNRSVTLSTLGRAATAVGKTLKIELT; from the coding sequence ATGGACGAGCAACATCTTGGCAGCGACTTTAATGATTTCCTCCGCGACGAGCGTCTCCTGGATGATGCAGAGGCCGTTGCCGCAAAGCGTGTCGTCGCCTTTCAGATCGCTCAGGAGATGAGGCGCGCACAGCTAACGAAAACTCAGTTGGCGCAGCGTATGAAGACGAGCAGACCGGTAGTGGATCGTCTCCTTGATCCCTCGAATCGCTCGGTCACTCTCTCGACGCTCGGGAGGGCAGCAACAGCTGTAGGTAAAACTCTCAAAATCGAACTTACGTAA
- a CDS encoding DUF433 domain-containing protein, whose amino-acid sequence MTSPSPPLITCTPGVRSGKPCMAGTRITVSDVLAYLARGMSQEEILADFPDLQPEHIQAVLRYAAEREKRLSELTVA is encoded by the coding sequence ATGACGTCACCTTCTCCACCCCTGATCACCTGCACACCAGGCGTACGCAGCGGTAAGCCGTGCATGGCCGGAACGCGCATCACCGTATCGGATGTGCTCGCGTACCTCGCCAGAGGCATGAGCCAAGAGGAAATCCTGGCTGATTTCCCCGATCTGCAGCCTGAACACATCCAGGCCGTGTTGCGCTACGCCGCCGAACGCGAGAAGCGGCTCAGCGAACTCACCGTGGCCTGA
- a CDS encoding DUF5615 family PIN-like protein, with amino-acid sequence MSLLRGAPPQVIWLVVGNSSSAVILRILLTHINAIEAFISEPNTALLTLRKP; translated from the coding sequence TTGAGCCTGCTGCGCGGGGCGCCACCGCAGGTGATCTGGCTGGTGGTCGGCAACTCCAGCTCCGCGGTGATCCTGCGGATCCTGTTGACCCACATCAACGCCATCGAGGCCTTCATCAGCGAACCCAACACCGCCCTGCTCACGCTTCGCAAGCCCTGA
- a CDS encoding type II toxin-antitoxin system HicB family antitoxin: protein MTTYSAVVERCPTTGLLVGYVPGFPGAHSQAASLDELQTNLEEVIGMLLEDGQPQLEGDFVGLQQIHIAS, encoded by the coding sequence ATGACCACCTACTCCGCTGTCGTCGAACGCTGCCCCACGACCGGGCTGCTGGTCGGCTACGTGCCCGGCTTTCCGGGAGCCCATAGCCAGGCGGCAAGCCTTGATGAATTGCAAACCAATCTTGAGGAGGTGATTGGAATGCTTCTGGAAGACGGACAACCACAGCTAGAAGGTGATTTCGTCGGGCTTCAACAGATACACATCGCGAGCTGA
- a CDS encoding cation:proton antiporter, whose protein sequence is MTLELSTLTTVLVDVALIMVVSKLLGALLARFQQPAVIGEILGGIALGPSLLGALAPQLQANLFAPAALAQLQVLSQLGLILFMFLIGLEVSPEQLKGRVPLATRISLAGVALPLAMGIGLGLGLETWAPQLLPGDFRLSGLLFLGTAMAITAFPVLSRILKERGLLAQPLGQLVITCAAIDDVLGWTLLAAVVSFSRSGSLAGALPALGGTALWALVLLVGLRPLMGRLARQYRRAHELTPLLLALVFAGAILSGVVTELTGVHVIFGAFLFGLALPRYGPLRHWLELRTEQLVLTLLLPIFFAVSGLSTRIGSLNSAGAWLTLAAVLAVAIGGKYLGCWGVARAGGLPAKEAQAVGWLMNTRGLTELVILNVGLSLGVISTELFTMMVLMALITTAMAAPLLQRLGYGVGG, encoded by the coding sequence ATGACCCTGGAGCTCAGCACCCTGACCACCGTGCTGGTGGATGTGGCCCTGATCATGGTGGTCTCGAAGCTGCTGGGGGCTTTGTTGGCTCGGTTTCAGCAGCCGGCGGTGATCGGTGAAATCCTCGGAGGGATCGCGCTGGGCCCCTCGCTGCTGGGGGCGCTAGCGCCGCAGCTGCAGGCGAACCTGTTCGCTCCGGCGGCGCTGGCGCAGTTGCAGGTGCTCTCGCAGCTGGGGCTGATCCTGTTCATGTTCTTGATCGGATTGGAGGTGAGCCCGGAGCAGCTCAAGGGCCGGGTGCCCTTGGCCACGCGCATCTCCCTGGCGGGCGTGGCCTTGCCGCTGGCGATGGGCATCGGCCTGGGGCTGGGCCTGGAGACCTGGGCCCCGCAGTTGCTGCCGGGGGATTTCCGGCTGAGCGGGTTGCTGTTCCTGGGCACGGCGATGGCGATCACGGCCTTCCCGGTGCTCTCGCGCATCCTCAAGGAACGTGGCCTGCTGGCGCAGCCCCTGGGGCAGCTGGTGATCACCTGCGCCGCCATCGATGACGTGCTCGGTTGGACCCTGCTGGCGGCGGTGGTCTCCTTCAGCCGCTCGGGATCGCTGGCCGGGGCGTTGCCGGCCCTGGGGGGCACGGCCCTCTGGGCCCTGGTGTTGCTGGTGGGCCTGAGGCCGCTGATGGGCCGGCTGGCCCGGCAGTACCGGCGCGCCCATGAACTCACTCCGCTGCTGCTGGCGCTGGTGTTCGCCGGGGCGATTCTCTCGGGCGTGGTGACCGAACTCACGGGCGTGCACGTGATCTTCGGGGCGTTTCTGTTTGGTCTGGCGTTACCCCGTTATGGGCCGCTGCGGCATTGGCTGGAGCTGCGCACCGAGCAGCTGGTGCTGACGCTCCTGCTGCCGATCTTCTTTGCGGTGAGCGGCCTGAGCACGCGCATCGGCAGCCTCAACAGCGCCGGGGCCTGGCTGACGCTGGCGGCGGTGCTGGCGGTGGCGATCGGAGGGAAGTATCTGGGCTGCTGGGGTGTGGCCCGAGCCGGCGGGCTGCCCGCGAAGGAGGCCCAGGCGGTGGGCTGGCTGATGAACACCCGCGGCCTCACCGAACTGGTGATCCTCAACGTGGGCCTGAGCCTGGGGGTGATCAGCACCGAGCTGTTCACGATGATGGTGCTGATGGCCCTGATCACCACGGCGATGGCGGCGCCGCTGCTGCAACGGTTGGGTTATGGGGTGGGGGGCTGA